One genomic region from Acidimicrobiales bacterium encodes:
- the rpsF gene encoding 30S ribosomal protein S6, translated as MRPYEVVIIFDAGLEEEVIGSVLDRAAETIRTHGGTVGRVDRWGRRRFAYELAHRQEGYYVLLEMTSSPEAVAELDRVLSLADEVLRHKTIRVPDAAAGRSKSAPTGAAPVEAGTAQA; from the coding sequence ATGCGGCCCTATGAGGTCGTGATCATCTTTGACGCCGGCCTTGAGGAAGAGGTCATCGGATCTGTCCTCGACCGCGCCGCCGAAACCATCCGCACCCACGGGGGGACCGTCGGCCGTGTGGATCGATGGGGACGGCGCCGCTTCGCCTACGAGCTGGCTCACCGCCAGGAGGGCTATTACGTCCTCCTCGAGATGACCAGCTCGCCCGAGGCGGTGGCCGAGCTGGACCGGGTCCTCTCACTCGCTGACGAGGTGCTCCGTCACAAGACCATCCGCGTCCCCGACGCCGCCGCCGGCCGATCCAAGTCGGCGCCGACGGGGGCCGCGCCGGTCGAGGCGGGCACCGCCCAAGCTTGA
- the panB gene encoding 3-methyl-2-oxobutanoate hydroxymethyltransferase, with protein sequence MGKPLTVPAIRAHKRGPGQDPLVMVTAYDAPTARIADEAEVDLILVGDSVANVVLGYEDTLQVTVADMAHHVGAVARARPRPLIVGDMPWLSYHRGPEDAVANAAVLVRAGAGAVKLEGGAKRVPVVEALVDAEIPVMGHLGLTPQSVHAMGGYRVQGRDMAAAEQMLRDAETLVEAGIFALVLEGVPDVLAARVTAAVEVPTIGIGAGPACDGQVLVIHDLLGLEDRVTPKFVRRYASLKADAVAAVAAFASDVRAGAFPSSEESYHVPGESLDPYGRGAAASA encoded by the coding sequence ATGGGCAAGCCGCTGACCGTGCCCGCGATCCGCGCCCACAAGCGCGGGCCGGGGCAGGACCCGCTCGTGATGGTGACGGCGTACGACGCCCCCACCGCGCGGATAGCCGACGAGGCCGAGGTCGACCTGATCCTGGTCGGGGACTCGGTCGCCAACGTGGTGCTGGGCTACGAGGACACCCTGCAGGTGACGGTGGCCGACATGGCCCATCACGTCGGGGCGGTGGCCCGGGCCCGGCCCCGGCCGCTCATCGTCGGTGACATGCCGTGGCTCAGCTACCACCGGGGTCCGGAGGACGCGGTGGCCAACGCCGCCGTCCTGGTCCGGGCGGGGGCGGGGGCGGTCAAGCTCGAGGGGGGCGCCAAGCGCGTCCCGGTGGTCGAGGCCCTGGTCGACGCCGAGATTCCGGTGATGGGTCATCTCGGGCTGACGCCGCAGTCGGTGCACGCCATGGGCGGCTACCGGGTGCAGGGCCGGGACATGGCCGCCGCCGAGCAGATGCTGAGGGATGCAGAGACGCTGGTGGAGGCGGGGATCTTCGCCCTGGTGCTGGAGGGGGTGCCCGACGTGCTGGCGGCCCGGGTGACCGCCGCGGTCGAGGTGCCGACAATCGGCATCGGCGCCGGGCCGGCGTGCGACGGCCAGGTGCTGGTGATCCACGACCTGCTCGGCCTCGAGGACCGGGTCACCCCGAAGTTCGTGCGCCGGTACGCCTCGTTGAAGGCCGACGCGGTGGCGGCGGTGGCGGCGTTCGCGTCCGACGTCCGCGCCGGCGCCTTCCCGAGCTCGGAGGAGAGCTACCACGTGCCCGGCGAGTCCCTCGACCCGTACGGGCGCGGGGCGGCGGCCAGCGCCTGA
- the ssb gene encoding single-stranded DNA-binding protein produces the protein MSNGNSVTLVGNITRDPELRFTPSGQATASFGLAVNRRWQNRQTQEWEEATSFFDVVCWREQAENASESLARGSRVIVTGRLEQRSWETPDGDKRSKVEVVADEIGPSLRWATASITKNERRGPDGGGGASRAAAPVGAGAGGGGGGNDFDEEPF, from the coding sequence ATGTCCAACGGAAACAGCGTCACTCTGGTCGGCAACATCACGCGGGACCCGGAGCTGCGATTCACGCCGAGCGGTCAGGCCACGGCCTCGTTCGGCCTGGCGGTCAACAGAAGGTGGCAGAACCGCCAGACCCAGGAGTGGGAGGAGGCCACGTCCTTCTTCGACGTGGTGTGCTGGAGGGAGCAGGCGGAGAACGCCAGCGAGAGCCTGGCCCGCGGCTCGCGGGTGATCGTGACCGGGCGCCTGGAGCAGCGCAGCTGGGAGACGCCCGACGGCGACAAGCGCTCCAAGGTCGAGGTCGTCGCCGACGAGATCGGCCCCAGCCTGCGCTGGGCCACGGCATCCATCACCAAGAACGAGCGCCGGGGCCCGGACGGCGGTGGGGGAGCCTCCCGTGCCGCCGCGCCGGTCGGTGCCGGTGCCGGCGGTGGCGGTGGCGGCAACGACTTCGACGAGGAGCCGTTCTAG